In Cottoperca gobio chromosome 19, fCotGob3.1, whole genome shotgun sequence, the genomic window TagaattatgtattattatataattataataatatagaattattttcattctgGATTCATCTGCAGATGATTCTTTACATTAATAGTTTGGTGTCTAGAATAGAGAAAGATGTCGGTCCCAGTTCCTCCGAGTCTAAAGTGTGACGTCTTTAAATTGTTCTGTCGCTTTCAtttcatataaaacagaaaaactgcAAATCTCCAGATCTAAGgctgaaaacacactttaaagacatttctgcctttaaatgtgaatttattATCGACTCATcgcatttattatgtatttccaGCAGAGCAGTAATATAattatgatatataaatatatataaacgtaGGGGCGGAagaagtactttacttaagtagtCTAAATATACTCAAGTATAAGTTAAAAGAAAACCTATATTCAAAaggttacttaagtaaaagtacagatgtTTTATCAGCAACAGTAATGCAGAATTTCTCCTTTTAAAgattaatattctttattgaatattatattattcagtttttttcaGCAACACATGTAAGAGCGTTTTAAAGTTGTACTTTGTGTACTACTGTGTACATTAGCAGTGTAGTGCAGCAGCTTTTATTCCTTATAAAgtcaaatacatgtagtggagtaaaagtataaagtagtacaagtacttcaaaacTTGAGTACATACTTCGTTACATACTTTACCAGTTGGTGACCAACTGAAGGCAGAAGCATGTCAgaatgaatattaatatttaacaaaattaTTGACTCCTGTGTGAAAGATGCGTCTGTTCGTgggaaggtcagaggtcagctttTGGAGCTGATAGTTCAGTGTTGCGTTCAGGGACACGCCATAGTTTACCCGTAGTTCACACCCTTTGTAACTGTCCCTAAATACCCATAATGCCTCTTGTTTATGCTTTTCACCACGGTCCTCTTGGGAAACGTCTCAGATTTTGAGACGCTGTTGTTTactttcagctgcagctcaAATTTCATAATAGCATGGAAATAATTTTATGTTAACTTTCAGGAAAATGATTACCAGGGATAAACTGGATATAGCAAATAAAAGCTCCTTTATACTTTCCGTGTCCGTCAGGGTCCACTTTAGTCCTTGTGATGCAATTGTTGTCATCCACGTGTCTGCGAGCGCCCTCGGCCATTACCAACATTAATTAATTTCGTCTttaaagatatacaaaaatatccAAAGGCGTTAAACTCCTGGTAAATAATGTAACGTGGCGTGAAACACcagcaaataaaacatcaggTGTTCTacagaataaaacagaaagacaacACTCAGCTCCCGTCATGAGAGGAACTAAGGGAAGACAAACATCGGACTTGAGGAACAgccatgtttaaaatgtgtttatgttttttattgtacCGACTGATTCATTTCTTTTGTCCTCCTGCAGCTTTCAGCAaagagcaggagaaggagaagaacctGGAGGAGGAGCGCAGCGTCCCCCAGTCAGCCTTCCTGGGCCCCACGCTGTGGGACAAGACGCTGCCCTACGATGGAGACACCTTCCAGCTGGAGTACATGGATCTGGAAGAGTTCCTGACTGAGAACGGTATCCACTCCAACCCCTCCCAGCACCACCACAACCACAGCCAGCACCAACCACACGCTCCGCCTCGCCGGCCGCCAGTCTTGTCCCGAGCCCCGCCCACGTCGACGCCCTCAGGGATGGACCTCAGCAACCGCGTCATCTCGCCGAACTGCCTGCACAGCAGCACCGCGAGAGCAGGTGACACAATGCTGCCGTTGTTTAACATTAATTTCTATATTTTGTAAATAGTTGTTTGGCTTCATTTAGTTTCATTCAGCTCGAGAAAGATAAAGCAGGGTGTCGTCAGCATAGAAGTGAAAGGAACTTTACAAGGAGAAAAATTCTATTTCCattcaaaacactttatttgtgcCCGGCGGGCGATTTGCAGAAGTAAATATTGTAGTTTACTTTTTATACCATACAACAACTAGAAGGGCCGACTGCCCTTTCCATGAGTGCAAATGTGTCGGACCACTTAAGTTTCATGAAATCAGACCTGTAGTGTTTCTGTAaatctgctgacaaacagacaaacagaccaaGAAACTGGACCgaacacataaaataataaatacatctgaagagaaaatgtgtcaaaacaaacaaacagcttcattttttccctcttttcttatttgaaaacataaaatcaatTAAGAATAtttcttaaaacaataacagaacaTAATGATATTCTCATAAGACATTGAATTAAAACCCAACAGAGACCTTGGCGAAGGTAATGAATGGAAAACAGGCAGGGACGCTCCTTTAACTGATGCATCATTCATTTCACCCGACGCTCAAAGAAGCGACCGGAGACTCTTTGCTTCCAGTCGCTTCAGACTGGAAGCAAAGGTTCGTGCAGGAGGAAGTCTTTCACAAGTTATTCTCAGTGATGGGGAAGCaggaaacaggcaggcaggaggcGTTCAGGGCTGCAGGGGATTTGAGCTTTACTTAGAAAAATCAATCAGATGAGTGTTAAAATATCTCGTTGACGCAGTTTTGATTTGCAGCCGTGGAGGAAGAATCAGTGCGAAGACGAGTTCAGCTCCAACATTAAATCATCAGTTAGTTGTGGCTGGAAGTTGATTGACTGTTTGGATTTTTTATATTCTACAACTTAAAACGTAAACTTGTTGTTCGTTTTAATGACTGACTCCAGTAATTTTAGAATAAATATATCAGGATTTTATTAGtaataccaaaaataaatacaattaaggCTGAAAATGTATAATCATTTGCAAAATAgggtatttatatatatttataggcCATACAGTccacaagaaaaacaatagaATAACACACTCAATATTTACGAAAACTGTCGAGCACAGAAAGCTGCAGTTTTCTCACTTACTGTTTGATCAGATTTTTCCCGAATcataatgttttcagttttactgaAAGCAAAGTGCTTGTGTTTACACTGGGGATGTCACGATACAGGGAAATTCTACGATTCTCGATACCAACTCGACACCACGGTAAAACACTAACTCCATGAATTTCCTTCATCacttcagacttctgtcatcTGATTTATAtagaaaacatcttcaaacatctggatttattcaactttctcaccaaaaactacgttttacaagattacatttgaacacatcatgataccGTTAGAATTTACCTTCAACCAGTTCTCAcatttactgaatagagcctgaacacaccataatgcaactctatggatgctaacagctaacagctaacgttagctagctctctGCAGAGTTCAACACTTGTTGTTCACGATGTTTATAATCAGGAAACTTTGTTTGCGTCTCCTGAACGAATGAAAAGCAGGAATTATTAGAAAACGTGTTTATTTAGCTCAAGaaactatattaaaaaaacacagaaactaaGTTATCGTATCGACACGAGTAACGAACaaatcacaaataataataataataataataataataataataataataataataatacactttatttgttCAAACAAGAAATATGATTTTAAGTGATTTacaaaaagaggaaatacatataaacattaaaacaagaatAGAAGGTCAtaattaatctaaaataaaacactcttgataataatattagaaataagataaaaataagattaaatgaaatacatagaatgtaaaataaaatccacttaataatagttaaaaaaaagataaacaacataaaaataagatgaaaaagAATACAAgtaaatgcaataataataataataataataataataataataataataatgatggtaAAAAtcagataaaatataaaacaagatCAATAATATTCATAGAATGGAAttgcaaatacaaaaataataatagtaataataataatacaaataatttaaaaaaaacataaaatattaaataatattcataGAAGGCCATTGAATACTAATAACCTGCTGATCTTCTctcaactcacacacacacacacacacacacacacacacacacacaaaacactctGAACAAAGACTCAGATCTGATCCCCTCAGACACCACGAGTGAGAGAGGTGTCAGATTCTACACCTCGACAGATGtcctcagtgtttgtgtgtgtgtgtgtgtctgtgtgtgtgtgtgtgtgtgtgtgtgtgtgtgtgtctgtgtgtgtgtgtgtgtgttagatcaATGTTTTTAAGAACGTAATGTTCTCTGCAGAAGTAGGCCAGGGGGGCGGCAACCCTCCCATCAACACACAGCAAGTTTCCAGCTCTCTTTGTTTACATCAACTAATAACCCTGtggcacacacccacacacacacacacacacacacacacacacacacacacagatacacacacacacacacacagatacacacacacacacacacacacacacacacacacacactcataaaagtaaaaactttaatttgttttgcagcATAAAGTTAAAGCTTCAGTTCTCACGGCATCCCATAATACGCTCGTGTTGCCGTCTTTACGATCATCGTGACTTCAACACCTTTGCTCTCCGGATGTGTTTCATTGAAGTACTTTGAGTATTCTTCCTCTGCCTGACTTCCCTGATGTGCTGCAGTAATCTGCTGCTCTCGGtctaaatatagaagtaatCTGTGGTTATAATCTGGCATATTTGTATTCCCACATGTCCCGGCAGATAAGGAGGAACAGCCGGGTGACATGCAGGAagtgttttcatgtttaaattaaatgtgcaaAACCTGTAAAATAACTTCAGTGAATATTAAAAAttaagtaaaagaaagaaaagtcaaatgaaaTCAAACTGTTCTGCTCGTCgttcatcagaatcagaaatactttatttatctccggggaaattagattttaatgcttcatttttaaattaaattaaagtataaattatctatattgacagaaataaaaataaaatttggAAATTGTACTACATTATAtaacaagaaatacaaatattacaataaatagaATTATGTAATATTTTTAGTAATAATGCTAAAAGATGACGTTAATGAGTCTTAATGTTGAAAAGTAATATACACAATAATGTTTATCAACAGTATAATAAGTCTGCACAGGTTTGTGTGTTATTACATTTCAGGTCATTTCTTATTATCTTCACATCTTGTCAGTCGTCTTAAGATTGAACTACATTTGGGACATTTGctgctggaaaaacaaaaacatgcattaaatatagacggaaataaaaacatgtaataactatgataaagaaatgtgagactttttcattaaaataatattttagaatGTTTTTGACTCGAAATTGTGACATAATATGTTCATTTTTGCTAAATTGCAAATTATCaccttaaaatgtcaaaatcaagATTATTTAGTCACAGTCAGAGTTAGTGACTTAATGTTTCCGAAATATGAGAAAAGTCACAAACTTACTATCTAACAATTTaatgaattatgttttatttctaacctttttaattgatttgtttacatttttctggCACAAATGGGCTTCCATACAACCTTTTGTTAGTTAGCgtgtttaaaacataaaatcatcTATATGCTAACGCAGTGGCGGCCGTCAGGgtcagcaaggccttctctgctggcctaaacatcatcagaatatacatttaatttttatatatttttccacaaatatgtattaaattattccccatagtctatcctcttcatttcatagctttcctcttggttgcgctgcttccagcctcagatggagatttggaggtctggcctttatgttagagcttttatccaatcatatttcagccatgatgtgttgccagggtccaagagatctgccctgaggccttcagaagcaacagcGCCTGttgcttaaagtgaacggagacaaaactgtggcgttaaccaatcagatgtcgagtGGGGGACACCGgtgccagctagcaggcgtacgataacgtcagcacgtgcacatcttttgattggatatgcactattgagaggcagaactatgcagagctagcaaactttgaaagagctaatttgtgtagatttctacaagctatttgttttcaacccacaacggctgaaggaggagaagagatcgatgtggtcgcagatatcattacaacgccattttcaagacgaacctttcaagaaaagatagacatcgtgagaaaagaacggccaaccccgacgctagcgagcctatcacagccgggaaaagtgtttgtccaccactttcaaatcactaactacgagcggtacccccggctcacagcctccgagaggcactgcacattgtgcTGCTGGGAATgctacaactaaatgtttctaaatattaatataactctgttgttagcgTGAtacaacgcccggttatactgcgtttttgtctaaatgtatagtttctagaggcgtcataatgatggtattaagaggtggaataattcaggtaggactgtgtaggacatcactgaaatgcacggcccgccactgtgcTAACACAGGCCATGCTAACACAGGCCATGCTAATGAAGACCATGCTAACACAGGCCATGCTAATGAAGACCATGCTAACACAGGCCAGGCTAATGAAGACCATGCTAATGCAGGCCATGCTAACGCAGGCCATGCTAACGCAGGCCATGCTAACACAGACCATGCTAATGCAGACTATGCTAACGCAGGCCATGCTAACACAGGCCATACTAATGAAGACCATGCTAACACAGACCATGCTAATGAAGACCATGCTAACAAAGGCCATGCTAATGAAGACCATGCTAATGCAGGCTATGCTAACACAGACCATGCTAACGCGCTGCCTCGTCCTCCTCCAGGCCTCCCGGAAACCAGAAACACCCCCAGCCCGATCGACCCGGACTCCATCCAGGTTCCCGTCGGCTACGAGCCGGACCCGACCGACCTGGCTCTGTCCAGCGTGCCGGGCCAGGAGATGTTCGACCCGCGCAAACACAAGTTCTCTGCCGAGGAGCTGAAACCTCAGCCCATGATCAAGAAAGCTCCCAAGATCTTCATCTCGGAGGACCTGAAGGTAGATTGGAGCTGGTTGTGATAAGATGGTTTTAAAAGTTATCTGAACTCAGATTCTGTCCTgagaacaaaatattttttatgaatTGTTTCACATCCTCAAAAACCACAAAAATAGACAAAATTAAAaccagataaataaaaacaaatcagatgTATCTGGTGAGAAAATCtaaatttatacatttatttatacagatcaagagtttattttctcttaaattCCCCAATCAGCCgacaatttcatttattttcattta contains:
- the LOC115025120 gene encoding hepatic leukemia factor-like isoform X2, which gives rise to MQGGVMEKMSRHPNAGFLPPPATHGVLKSLLETPVKLPLQHEAFSKEQEKEKNLEEERSVPQSAFLGPTLWDKTLPYDGDTFQLEYMDLEEFLTENGIHSNPSQHHHNHSQHQPHAPPRRPPVLSRAPPTSTPSGMDLSNRVISPNCLHSSTARAGLPETRNTPSPIDPDSIQVPVGYEPDPTDLALSSVPGQEMFDPRKHKFSAEELKPQPMIKKAPKIFISEDLKDDRYWARRRKNNMAAKRSRDARRIKENQIAIRASFLEKENSALRQEVGELSKELGRTKNVLVKYETQHGPL
- the LOC115025120 gene encoding hepatic leukemia factor-like isoform X1, encoding MQGGVMEKMSRHPNAGFLPPPATHGVLKSLLETPVKLPLQHEAFSKEQEKEKNLEEERSVPQSAFLGPTLWDKTLPYDGDTFQLEYMDLEEFLTENGIHSNPSQHHHNHSQHQPHAPPRRPPVLSRAPPTSTPSGMDLSNRVISPNCLHSSTARAGLPETRNTPSPIDPDSIQVPVGYEPDPTDLALSSVPGQEMFDPRKHKFSAEELKPQPMIKKAPKIFISEDLKQDDRYWARRRKNNMAAKRSRDARRIKENQIAIRASFLEKENSALRQEVGELSKELGRTKNVLVKYETQHGPL